The Sphingomonas sp. genome contains a region encoding:
- a CDS encoding NADH:flavin oxidoreductase has translation MAASTDTLFRPFRIKSLDLPNRVVMAPMTRTFAPEGIPGAANAAYYRRRAEGEVGLILSEGTVIDRPASRNHPGIPFFHGEAALAGWQTVIDEVHAAGGKMAPQIWHTGSTKAQTDWVPSVDVESPSGVVAPGKPRGVAMTEQDIEATIAAFAKAAADAKRLGFDTVEIHGAHGYLIDQFFWAGTNTREDGYGGATLPERSRFAVEVVKAVRAAVGPDFPMILRLSQWKQQDYSARLAATPDEMAAWLQPLVDAGADVLHCSQRRFWEPEFPEIDGENGLNFAGWAKKLTGAATISVGSVGLSGEFIAAFGGETSQHSDLDKLVERMERDEFDLIAVGRALISNPDWVKKVRAGAGQELKGFSPAELAELV, from the coding sequence ATGGCCGCGTCGACCGATACTCTCTTCCGCCCGTTTCGCATCAAGTCGCTCGATCTGCCCAACCGGGTCGTGATGGCGCCGATGACGCGGACCTTTGCGCCCGAGGGCATTCCCGGTGCGGCCAACGCCGCCTATTATCGCCGCCGCGCCGAGGGCGAGGTCGGCCTGATCCTCTCCGAGGGCACGGTGATCGACCGGCCCGCTTCGCGCAACCATCCCGGCATCCCCTTCTTCCATGGCGAGGCAGCCCTTGCCGGCTGGCAGACCGTGATCGACGAGGTCCATGCCGCCGGCGGCAAGATGGCGCCACAGATCTGGCACACCGGCTCAACCAAGGCCCAGACCGACTGGGTGCCGTCGGTCGACGTGGAGAGCCCGTCGGGCGTCGTCGCGCCCGGCAAGCCGCGCGGCGTCGCGATGACCGAGCAGGACATCGAGGCAACCATCGCTGCCTTCGCCAAGGCCGCGGCGGATGCAAAGCGCCTCGGCTTCGACACGGTGGAGATCCACGGCGCGCACGGCTATCTGATCGACCAGTTCTTCTGGGCGGGCACCAACACCCGCGAGGACGGCTATGGCGGCGCGACCCTGCCCGAGCGTTCGCGCTTCGCGGTCGAGGTGGTCAAGGCCGTGCGCGCGGCGGTGGGCCCGGACTTCCCCATGATCCTGCGCCTCAGCCAGTGGAAGCAGCAGGACTATAGCGCGCGCCTCGCGGCCACACCGGACGAGATGGCCGCATGGCTCCAGCCGCTGGTCGATGCCGGCGCGGACGTGCTGCACTGCTCGCAGCGCCGCTTCTGGGAGCCGGAGTTCCCGGAAATCGACGGCGAAAACGGCCTCAACTTCGCCGGCTGGGCGAAGAAGCTCACCGGCGCGGCGACGATCAGCGTCGGCTCGGTCGGCCTGTCGGGCGAGTTCATCGCGGCGTTCGGCGGCGAGACCTCGCAGCACAGCGATCTCGACAAGCTGGTCGAGCGGATGGAGCGCGACGAGTTCGACCTGATCGCGGTCGGCCGCGCGCTGATCAGCAATCCGGACTGGGTGAAGAAGGTCCGGGCCGGTGCGGGGCAGGAATTGAAAGGCTTCAGTCCGGCGGAGTTGGCCGAGCTGGTGTAA
- a CDS encoding phospholipid carrier-dependent glycosyltransferase, with protein sequence MRLRLSALAARPWLVALFIGLAAQLLFSLHIDQPGQIMFDEVHYVPAAKSLIELSGPRNTEHPLLGKELIGAGMDLLGDNPFGWRLMPTIAGTATVLGIFAFLWILMRGRMRVAVTGAVLAMLNQSLFVQARTAMLDVFLGAFLLWGMVLLLWAMRGTPWQARWRWCAGAALLGLATAVKWAAAPYIAAFGLALIVVRLRDARGTRRPIATALFSGDQPHWPGLSTLAALALLGAISILVYFATFAPTFFYLTGATDGLRGLLHLQREMYAAQTQVLPHHTYQSDWWSWPLMLRPIWFFYEWDHGAQRGVLLLGNPVIMWGGLIAVLASYILWFRTRAWRPLALALLWTFSVAIYAIIPKSLGFYYYYHLSAIFLCLVLPVTFHQFDRLRAKGWEEWYLALALVCFGYFYPILSAAPLNDTLSYTYWMWFPSWR encoded by the coding sequence ATGCGTCTCCGCCTATCGGCTCTCGCCGCCCGTCCCTGGCTCGTCGCCCTCTTTATCGGCCTTGCCGCGCAACTGCTGTTCTCGCTGCATATCGACCAGCCGGGCCAGATCATGTTCGACGAGGTCCATTATGTCCCCGCCGCCAAGTCGCTGATCGAGCTTTCGGGACCGCGCAACACCGAGCACCCGCTGCTCGGCAAGGAGCTGATCGGCGCAGGCATGGACCTGCTCGGCGACAATCCCTTCGGCTGGCGGCTGATGCCAACCATCGCCGGCACCGCGACGGTGCTCGGCATCTTCGCCTTTCTGTGGATCCTGATGCGCGGGCGGATGCGGGTGGCGGTGACCGGCGCGGTGCTGGCGATGCTCAACCAAAGCCTGTTCGTCCAGGCGCGCACCGCGATGCTCGACGTGTTCCTCGGCGCCTTCCTGCTATGGGGCATGGTGTTGTTGCTCTGGGCGATGCGCGGCACGCCCTGGCAGGCGCGGTGGCGCTGGTGCGCCGGCGCCGCGCTGCTGGGGCTGGCCACCGCGGTGAAATGGGCGGCGGCGCCGTACATCGCCGCGTTCGGTCTCGCGCTGATCGTGGTGCGACTGCGCGACGCCCGCGGCACCCGCCGGCCGATCGCTACCGCGCTGTTCTCGGGCGACCAGCCACACTGGCCCGGGCTGTCGACGCTGGCTGCGCTTGCCCTGCTCGGCGCGATCAGCATCCTCGTCTATTTCGCGACCTTCGCCCCTACCTTCTTTTACCTGACCGGCGCCACCGACGGCCTGCGTGGGCTGCTGCATCTTCAGCGCGAGATGTACGCAGCGCAGACTCAGGTGCTGCCACACCATACGTACCAGTCCGACTGGTGGAGCTGGCCGCTGATGCTTCGGCCGATCTGGTTCTTCTACGAATGGGATCACGGCGCACAGCGCGGCGTGCTGCTGCTCGGCAACCCGGTAATCATGTGGGGCGGCCTGATCGCTGTGCTGGCCAGCTACATCCTGTGGTTCCGCACCAGAGCCTGGCGGCCGCTCGCGCTGGCGCTGCTCTGGACCTTCTCGGTGGCCATCTACGCCATCATCCCCAAATCACTGGGCTTCTATTACTATTATCACCTTTCGGCGATCTTCCTGTGCCTGGTGCTGCCGGTGACTTTCCACCAGTTCGATCGGCTGCGCGCGAAGGGGTGGGAGGAATGGTATCTGGCGCTGGCGCTGGTCTGCTTCGGCTATTTCTATCCGATCCTTTCCGCCGCGCCGCTCAACGACACGCTGAGCTACACCTACTGGATGTGGTTCCCTAGCTGGCGGTGA
- a CDS encoding ACT domain-containing protein produces the protein MADPVTVRDTAAMIAGMAPKLQDGSYIFCTTGTDADAARHAPHAIATFREREGLSLLLPIERAAAFGFDCALPMRHITLTVFSSLDGVGMTAAVSAALARHGIACNMVAAHHHDHVFVPASQAAAAMALLAALADGPPDGS, from the coding sequence ATGGCTGATCCCGTGACCGTGCGCGACACCGCGGCAATGATCGCGGGAATGGCGCCGAAACTGCAGGATGGTAGCTATATATTCTGCACCACCGGTACCGACGCGGACGCGGCGCGCCACGCCCCGCACGCGATCGCCACCTTCCGCGAGCGGGAGGGGCTGTCCCTCCTCCTGCCGATAGAGCGCGCGGCTGCCTTCGGCTTCGACTGCGCGTTGCCGATGCGCCACATCACCCTCACCGTCTTTTCGTCGCTGGACGGCGTGGGTATGACGGCGGCGGTGTCCGCCGCACTCGCCCGCCACGGCATCGCCTGCAACATGGTCGCCGCACACCATCACGATCATGTCTTCGTCCCCGCATCGCAGGCAGCGGCGGCGATGGCCCTACTTGCAGCCCTGGCCGACGGTCCGCCGGACGGCAGCTGA
- the sugE gene encoding quaternary ammonium compound efflux SMR transporter SugE, with protein sequence MAWIALGIAGILEVIWAFAMKQSEGFTRPVPTAITVSAVIVSFALLAWSMRTLPLGTAYGVWTGIGAVGAFLVGLLVLGEPASLVRIGAMLLIVTGLVLLKLTTHG encoded by the coding sequence ATGGCTTGGATCGCATTGGGTATCGCTGGCATTCTGGAAGTCATCTGGGCCTTCGCCATGAAACAATCGGAAGGGTTCACGCGCCCTGTCCCGACGGCGATCACCGTCTCGGCCGTAATTGTCAGCTTCGCCTTGCTGGCATGGTCGATGCGAACGCTGCCGCTGGGCACCGCCTATGGCGTCTGGACGGGGATCGGCGCGGTGGGCGCATTCCTGGTCGGTCTTCTGGTGTTGGGGGAGCCGGCAAGTCTCGTCCGCATTGGCGCGATGCTGCTGATCGTCACCGGTCTCGTGCTCCTGAAGCTGACCACCCATGGCTGA
- a CDS encoding aminotransferase class I/II-fold pyridoxal phosphate-dependent enzyme — MKRRTGQDPSVTRNWKPATQAVRGGTARSEFGETSEALFLTSGYAYDCAGDAAARFAGEQAGMTYSRLQNPTVEMLEQRIALLEGAEACRTMATGMAAMTAALLCQVSQGDHIVQGRAAFGSCRWLTDSLLPRFGVTTTTIDARDPQQFEDAIRPNTKIFFFETPANPTMDVVDLEAVCAIARKHGIVTVVDNAFATPALQRPMDFGADVVAYSATKMMDGQGRVLAGAVCGSEDFITNTLLPFTRNTGPTLSAFNAWVVLKGLETLDLRIRRQSENAVKVGSFLEQRVPRVNFPALPSHPQHALFMRQMAAAGPIFSFEVDGGRAQAHALLDGLELIDISNNIGDSRSLMTHPSSTTHSGLAEEKRLEMGITEGMIRINVGLEDPDDLIADLDQALRGAGL, encoded by the coding sequence ATGAAGCGTCGTACCGGACAGGATCCCAGCGTCACCCGTAACTGGAAGCCCGCGACTCAGGCGGTACGCGGCGGCACCGCGCGCTCCGAGTTCGGCGAGACCAGCGAGGCGCTGTTCCTCACCTCGGGCTATGCCTATGATTGCGCCGGCGACGCCGCCGCGCGCTTTGCCGGCGAACAGGCGGGCATGACCTATTCGCGCCTCCAGAACCCGACGGTGGAGATGCTCGAGCAGCGCATCGCCCTGCTCGAAGGTGCCGAAGCGTGCCGCACCATGGCGACCGGCATGGCGGCGATGACCGCGGCGCTCCTCTGCCAGGTGAGCCAGGGCGACCATATCGTCCAGGGCCGCGCCGCCTTCGGTTCGTGCCGCTGGTTGACCGACAGCCTGCTGCCGCGGTTCGGCGTGACCACCACGACGATCGACGCGCGCGATCCGCAGCAGTTCGAGGACGCGATCCGCCCGAACACCAAGATCTTCTTCTTCGAGACCCCCGCCAACCCGACGATGGACGTGGTCGACCTTGAGGCCGTTTGCGCGATTGCCCGCAAGCACGGCATCGTGACGGTGGTGGACAACGCCTTCGCCACGCCCGCGCTGCAGCGGCCGATGGACTTCGGCGCGGACGTCGTCGCCTATTCCGCCACGAAGATGATGGACGGGCAGGGCCGCGTGCTCGCCGGCGCGGTGTGCGGGTCGGAGGATTTCATCACCAACACGCTGCTGCCCTTCACCCGCAACACCGGGCCGACGCTCAGCGCGTTCAACGCCTGGGTGGTGCTGAAGGGCTTGGAGACGCTCGACCTGCGCATCCGCCGCCAGAGCGAGAATGCGGTGAAGGTCGGCAGCTTCCTGGAGCAGCGGGTGCCCCGCGTGAACTTCCCGGCGCTGCCCAGCCATCCGCAGCATGCGCTGTTCATGCGCCAGATGGCCGCCGCCGGCCCGATCTTCAGCTTCGAAGTGGATGGCGGCCGCGCCCAGGCGCACGCGCTGCTCGACGGGCTGGAGCTGATCGACATCTCCAACAATATCGGCGACTCCCGCTCGCTGATGACGCACCCGTCCTCGACCACCCATTCGGGTCTCGCCGAGGAGAAAAGGCTGGAGATGGGCATCACCGAAGGCATGATCCGCATCAATGTCGGCCTCGAAGACCCCGACGACCTGATCGCCGATCTCGACCAGGCGCTGCGAGGCGCCGGGCTGTGA
- the apaG gene encoding Co2+/Mg2+ efflux protein ApaG: MKALFTDEATTRGVVVRVSVSYLPEQSEPHRGRWFWAYHIRIENEGPVAVQLLTRHWIITDGRGLRHTVEGEGVVGEQPMIAPGASFDYVSGCPLSTPTGSMQGSYHMIDEDGDAFDVTIPRFALIAPAVAGEQ; the protein is encoded by the coding sequence GTGAAGGCGCTGTTCACCGACGAGGCGACGACGCGCGGCGTGGTCGTTCGCGTGTCGGTGTCGTACCTTCCCGAACAGTCGGAGCCGCACCGCGGCCGCTGGTTCTGGGCCTATCACATCCGGATCGAGAACGAGGGCCCGGTGGCGGTGCAACTGCTCACCCGTCACTGGATCATCACCGATGGCCGCGGCCTGCGCCACACGGTGGAGGGCGAGGGCGTGGTCGGCGAACAGCCGATGATCGCACCGGGGGCGAGCTTCGATTACGTCTCGGGCTGCCCGCTCTCGACGCCGACCGGCTCGATGCAGGGCAGCTACCACATGATCGACGAGGACGGCGACGCGTTCGACGTGACCATCCCGCGCTTCGCGCTGATCGCTCCGGCGGTGGCGGGCGAACAGTGA
- a CDS encoding LysR family transcriptional regulator: MKRTHLPLNGMRVLDAAARHLSFTRAADELAVTPAAVGQQIRALEDTLGVVLFRRTTKGLELTPEAESGLTALRNGFLQFEEAVRAMQAGQSSKSLTIAAPRDLTAKWLMPRLSDIAHADPDLRFVLVPADDALDFTEANLDLAIRWGEGPGEHEGEALESDGMVTVERPGGGSIDVRISWPGCMAEDAGSLVRVADAGLAIDAAAQGLGRATVPELLARADIDDGRVAVVGEPKASRLGYWLVAPLPQWRQKKVQTLVEVLGG, encoded by the coding sequence GTGAAGCGGACCCATCTCCCCCTGAACGGCATGCGCGTGCTCGATGCCGCCGCGCGCCATCTATCCTTCACCCGCGCCGCGGACGAGCTGGCAGTGACCCCTGCCGCCGTCGGCCAGCAGATCCGCGCCCTCGAGGACACGCTGGGCGTGGTGCTGTTCCGCCGCACCACCAAGGGGCTGGAGCTCACCCCCGAGGCGGAAAGCGGGCTGACCGCGCTGCGCAACGGCTTCCTCCAGTTCGAGGAAGCGGTGCGCGCGATGCAGGCGGGGCAATCCTCCAAGTCGCTGACCATCGCCGCGCCGCGCGACCTCACCGCCAAATGGCTGATGCCGCGCCTGTCGGACATCGCCCACGCCGATCCCGACCTGCGCTTCGTGCTGGTCCCCGCCGACGACGCGCTCGATTTCACCGAAGCCAATCTCGACCTGGCGATCCGCTGGGGCGAGGGGCCCGGCGAGCATGAGGGCGAGGCGCTGGAAAGCGATGGCATGGTCACCGTCGAGCGGCCCGGCGGCGGGAGCATCGACGTGCGCATTTCCTGGCCCGGCTGCATGGCCGAGGATGCCGGCTCGCTGGTCCGCGTCGCCGATGCCGGCCTCGCGATCGACGCAGCGGCGCAGGGGCTGGGCCGGGCAACCGTGCCAGAGCTGCTCGCGCGTGCCGATATCGATGACGGCCGCGTCGCCGTCGTCGGCGAGCCCAAGGCCTCGCGGCTCGGCTATTGGCTGGTCGCGCCGCTGCCGCAATGGCGGCAGAAGAAGGTGCAGACGCTGGTCGAGGTGCTCGGCGGCTAG
- a CDS encoding ABC transporter ATP-binding protein: MELSVTDLAASLGKRRVLHGIDAVLRPGRVTAILGPNGSGKSTLVRTLAGLLDPDAGQVELGGKLLARLEPRERASRIGYLPQEATVHWDLRVADLVALGRLPHRAPFAGLSAEDRAAVDAAIETTAIRPLADRLVTQLSGGERARVLLARVLAGQPDWLLADEPLASLDPVHQLDLLDRLRALAAGGMGVVIVLHDLVQAARAADDVLLLREGRTVAFGPAEAALAHQPLRDAFGVEVMVIGDDQGRLLPVPIGRTKAG, from the coding sequence ATGGAACTGAGCGTTACTGATCTGGCGGCCAGCCTCGGCAAGCGGCGGGTGCTGCACGGGATCGACGCGGTGCTGCGGCCCGGCAGGGTCACCGCGATCCTCGGCCCCAACGGCTCGGGCAAATCGACGCTGGTGCGCACCCTCGCCGGCTTGCTCGACCCCGATGCGGGGCAGGTGGAGCTCGGAGGCAAGCTGCTCGCCCGGCTGGAGCCGCGCGAGCGCGCCAGCCGGATCGGCTATCTGCCGCAGGAAGCCACGGTCCACTGGGACCTGCGCGTCGCCGACCTCGTCGCGCTCGGCCGGCTGCCGCACCGCGCGCCTTTCGCCGGCCTTTCCGCCGAGGATCGAGCGGCCGTCGACGCGGCGATCGAAACCACCGCCATCCGCCCCCTGGCCGATCGGCTGGTCACCCAGCTCTCCGGCGGCGAGCGGGCGCGCGTACTGCTCGCCCGCGTGCTGGCGGGGCAACCGGACTGGCTGCTCGCCGACGAGCCGCTGGCAAGCCTCGACCCCGTCCACCAACTCGACCTGCTCGACCGCCTGCGCGCGCTGGCGGCGGGCGGCATGGGCGTGGTGATCGTGCTCCACGATCTGGTGCAGGCCGCCCGGGCCGCCGACGACGTGCTGCTGCTCCGCGAGGGTCGCACCGTGGCGTTCGGACCGGCCGAGGCCGCGCTCGCCCATCAGCCGCTGCGCGACGCGTTCGGGGTGGAAGTGATGGTGATCGGCGACGACCAGGGCCGGCTGCTGCCGGTCCCGATCGGTCGGACCAAGGCCGGCTAG
- a CDS encoding iron ABC transporter permease yields the protein MNRLVLNGGLALLVALLFAGSLMAGKFWVPPAAWFSHDPRWWIIAELRLPRAILGLAIGAALGLSGAVLQGFLRNPLADPAVVGVSSSAALGAVGAIVLLGSSAPLVLFGCAMAAACGSMLLLAGLAWRAESAVAFILAGTVLASLGAALTSFLISIAPNPYATAEILDWIMGALTDRSYAEVQLALPFIAIGCALLLFTGRALDALTLGEAAARSMGLRLERTQLLVVLGTGLAVGASVAVTGIVGFVGLIVPHLLRPLTGARPSALLLPSALGGAALLLAADSLVRLSPGPSEVRLGVAMALLGTPFFFVLLIKLRRSTWN from the coding sequence ATGAACAGGCTCGTGCTCAATGGCGGACTCGCGCTGCTGGTCGCGCTGCTGTTCGCCGGCTCGCTGATGGCGGGCAAGTTCTGGGTGCCGCCCGCCGCCTGGTTCAGCCACGATCCGCGCTGGTGGATCATCGCCGAGCTGCGCCTGCCCCGCGCGATCCTGGGGCTCGCCATCGGCGCGGCGCTGGGGCTGTCCGGGGCGGTGCTGCAGGGCTTCCTGCGCAATCCGCTGGCCGACCCGGCGGTGGTCGGCGTCTCGTCCAGCGCGGCACTGGGCGCGGTGGGCGCGATCGTGCTGCTCGGGAGCAGCGCCCCGCTGGTGCTGTTCGGCTGCGCAATGGCGGCGGCGTGCGGGTCGATGCTGCTGCTCGCCGGGCTCGCCTGGCGGGCGGAGAGCGCGGTCGCCTTCATCCTCGCCGGCACGGTGCTCGCCAGCCTGGGCGCGGCGCTGACCAGCTTCCTGATCTCGATCGCGCCCAACCCCTATGCCACCGCCGAGATCCTCGACTGGATCATGGGGGCGCTGACCGACCGCAGCTATGCCGAGGTGCAGCTCGCCCTCCCCTTCATCGCGATCGGCTGCGCGCTGCTGCTGTTCACCGGCCGCGCGCTCGACGCGCTGACGCTGGGCGAAGCCGCGGCGCGCTCGATGGGGCTGCGGCTGGAGCGCACCCAGCTGCTCGTCGTGCTCGGCACCGGCCTGGCGGTGGGCGCGAGCGTGGCGGTGACGGGGATCGTCGGCTTTGTCGGGCTGATCGTGCCGCATCTGCTCCGCCCGCTCACCGGCGCGCGGCCCTCGGCGCTGCTGCTGCCGAGCGCGCTGGGCGGCGCGGCCCTGCTGCTGGCGGCGGACAGCCTGGTGCGACTGTCGCCCGGCCCCAGCGAGGTCCGACTGGGCGTCGCGATGGCGCTGCTCGGCACCCCCTTCTTCTTCGTGCTGCTCATCAAGCTCCGGCGGTCGACATGGAACTGA
- a CDS encoding AraC family transcriptional regulator, which yields MYHQALIDVAAPAQTGGTPERIALLAGAIRSLDEDLPLARLYLERLSGLLVTAEAAEGQDLLPAGPMRTDGVAKGGLAGWQLRRVVAHVDAYLQGPVLTSTLAEVAQLSTGHFCRAFKISTGETPHGYIIRQRIRRAQLLMRDTRDTLSQIACSCGLSDQAHLTRLFRRLVGTTPLVWRRSWQHGG from the coding sequence ATGTACCACCAGGCATTAATCGATGTTGCTGCGCCGGCCCAGACCGGCGGGACCCCCGAACGCATCGCGCTGCTGGCGGGTGCGATACGATCACTCGACGAGGATCTGCCCCTCGCTCGACTCTATCTCGAGCGGCTGTCGGGCCTGCTCGTCACGGCCGAGGCGGCCGAAGGACAGGATCTGTTGCCGGCCGGGCCGATGCGTACCGACGGCGTCGCCAAGGGCGGCCTTGCCGGCTGGCAGCTTCGCCGCGTCGTCGCGCATGTCGACGCGTATCTCCAGGGGCCGGTGCTCACCTCCACCCTCGCGGAGGTAGCGCAGCTGAGTACCGGGCATTTCTGCCGCGCCTTCAAGATCAGCACGGGCGAGACGCCCCATGGCTATATCATCCGCCAGCGCATCCGCCGTGCCCAGCTGCTGATGCGCGACACGCGTGACACGCTGTCGCAGATCGCCTGTTCCTGCGGACTCAGCGATCAGGCGCATCTTACCCGATTGTTCCGCAGGCTGGTCGGCACCACGCCTCTCGTCTGGCGCCGGTCCTGGCAGCACGGCGGCTGA